A genomic segment from Yimella sp. cx-51 encodes:
- a CDS encoding anti-sigma factor, protein MQHPSDDELVDLVMETGEHQDALLHVRECAECSDALTQLRRALDAASAGAPVLEQPGEHVWQGILDDIDRADDDAVGSDTDPDDGVTDDRRPFRVVSETPGSGSGSGSGSGSAKRGVGRRRTFLAVAAALVIGAGIGRFTASPTNDPPTTATVLAKTSLTTLGDAPKPLGQAELMRSGSATKVQIAMNSLPSNGEIVEAWLINKDGQRMISIGFMHGAKPQQFVIDPRLVQKGYVIVDLSREPLDGNPKHSGDSIVRGTLPV, encoded by the coding sequence ATGCAGCATCCGAGTGATGACGAACTGGTCGACCTGGTCATGGAGACCGGAGAGCACCAGGACGCCCTTCTCCACGTCCGGGAATGTGCCGAATGCAGCGATGCGCTCACCCAATTGCGCCGCGCGCTCGACGCTGCTTCGGCCGGTGCGCCTGTGCTCGAGCAGCCGGGTGAGCACGTGTGGCAGGGCATCCTGGACGACATCGACCGTGCCGATGATGATGCTGTCGGATCCGACACTGACCCCGATGACGGTGTCACTGACGATCGCCGGCCTTTCAGAGTCGTCAGCGAAACTCCTGGCAGTGGCAGTGGCAGTGGCAGTGGCAGTGGCAGTGCGAAGCGGGGTGTCGGTCGACGCCGCACCTTCCTCGCGGTTGCAGCCGCGTTGGTCATCGGCGCAGGCATCGGACGCTTCACGGCATCGCCGACGAACGACCCGCCGACGACGGCGACCGTCTTAGCCAAGACGTCGTTGACGACGCTGGGTGACGCGCCCAAGCCGCTCGGCCAGGCCGAGCTCATGCGCAGCGGCTCGGCGACAAAGGTGCAGATTGCGATGAACTCGTTGCCCTCCAACGGCGAGATCGTCGAGGCGTGGTTGATCAACAAGGACGGCCAGCGAATGATCAGCATCGGCTTCATGCACGGTGCGAAGCCGCAGCAGTTCGTCATCGACCCGCGATTGGTCCAAAAGGGATACGTGATCGTTGACCTCTCCCGCGAACCGCTGGACGGCAACCCGAAGCACTCCGGTGACAGCATCGTGCGGGGCACGCTTCCGGTCTGA
- a CDS encoding penicillin-binding transpeptidase domain-containing protein, producing MSARTVLATTSAGLLVAAGAGGYMLWNDHSKNSAADTAARDAATTFARAWANRTPEKARYVGTEPAAAAANFRTTTAQLGNGNIRTSIANVKRSGNTATADVNVAWTIPGGQTFTWLDPIALEKTGDSWGVRVTDRSLWHPKLQANDSFVVKLDGGLRGEIKGRDGAAIMSNQTVYDVLLDPTKATPQSAAALERATGVGGLRAKVIAAKASRSQATISVVTYREDDFSSREAGLRGTAGVIINERKQPLAPTKTWGQPLLGGVGPVTAEMIKKDPSRYREGMRAGTGGLQRQYDSVLQPKGGVQITAKSQPGTVLFGAGAKNGTDVTTSLDAKAQTAAERALGTLPDGSVAAVVAIDVRTGNVIAAANAPTYGLERAITGRYSPGSTMKIATAYQLMMKGLNPDTKVPCPKETKIDGLTFGNFEGESLGDPTFRDDFAHSCNTSFVTATKNFSPTDQQQAAAAFGIGGDWGKNVGFDGAYSGNVPASNGATDTAAMSIGQGRIQTSPLSLASMAAAVARGSFVPPVLVTNPNPGGDRTPKPLDASLVNSLKQMMRQTVTGGTATLVDGIPGGEVYAKTGTAEFAEGGKRGANAWLAGWQGDVAFAVLVADIPTGKSGGTVAAPVARDFLSTLARS from the coding sequence ATGAGCGCACGCACCGTTCTCGCAACGACCTCCGCCGGGTTGCTGGTGGCCGCCGGGGCGGGCGGCTACATGCTCTGGAACGACCACTCGAAGAACTCCGCAGCCGACACCGCAGCCCGTGACGCCGCGACCACCTTCGCCCGCGCCTGGGCCAATCGCACCCCGGAGAAGGCGAGGTACGTCGGCACCGAACCGGCCGCCGCTGCCGCCAACTTCCGGACGACGACCGCGCAGTTGGGCAACGGCAATATCCGCACCTCGATCGCGAACGTGAAGCGCTCGGGCAACACAGCTACCGCCGATGTCAACGTGGCATGGACGATTCCGGGCGGGCAGACCTTCACCTGGCTCGACCCGATCGCGCTGGAGAAGACCGGCGACTCCTGGGGCGTTCGGGTGACTGACCGGTCGCTGTGGCACCCCAAGCTGCAGGCGAACGATTCGTTCGTGGTGAAGCTCGACGGTGGTCTGCGCGGCGAGATCAAGGGCCGTGACGGTGCCGCGATCATGAGCAACCAGACCGTGTACGACGTCCTGCTCGACCCCACGAAGGCCACCCCGCAGTCGGCCGCTGCACTCGAACGCGCGACCGGCGTGGGTGGGCTGCGGGCGAAGGTGATCGCCGCGAAGGCGTCCAGGTCGCAGGCGACGATCAGTGTGGTGACCTATCGCGAGGACGACTTCAGCTCGCGAGAAGCAGGGCTGCGAGGCACGGCGGGTGTCATCATCAACGAGCGCAAGCAGCCACTCGCACCCACCAAGACGTGGGGTCAGCCACTGCTGGGCGGCGTCGGTCCGGTGACGGCCGAGATGATCAAGAAGGATCCCAGTCGCTACCGCGAAGGAATGCGCGCGGGCACCGGCGGCCTACAACGGCAGTACGACTCGGTGCTGCAGCCCAAGGGCGGCGTGCAAATCACCGCGAAGTCGCAGCCGGGCACGGTGCTCTTCGGCGCCGGCGCGAAGAATGGCACCGACGTGACCACCTCGCTCGATGCCAAGGCGCAGACTGCCGCGGAGCGGGCACTCGGTACGCTGCCCGACGGATCGGTCGCTGCCGTCGTCGCGATCGACGTCCGCACCGGCAACGTCATCGCCGCTGCGAACGCACCGACGTACGGGCTGGAGCGCGCGATCACCGGCCGGTACTCCCCCGGGTCGACGATGAAGATCGCCACGGCCTACCAGCTGATGATGAAGGGGCTCAACCCCGATACGAAGGTGCCGTGCCCCAAGGAGACAAAGATCGACGGGCTCACCTTCGGCAACTTCGAGGGCGAGAGCCTGGGCGATCCGACTTTCCGGGACGACTTCGCCCACTCGTGCAACACCTCTTTTGTCACTGCCACCAAAAACTTCTCGCCGACAGATCAACAGCAGGCCGCAGCCGCGTTCGGCATCGGCGGTGACTGGGGCAAGAACGTCGGCTTCGACGGTGCCTACTCAGGCAACGTACCTGCCTCCAACGGCGCCACTGACACCGCGGCGATGTCGATAGGGCAGGGACGCATCCAGACCTCGCCGCTCTCGCTGGCGTCGATGGCCGCGGCGGTCGCCCGCGGCAGCTTCGTCCCACCGGTGCTGGTGACGAATCCGAACCCCGGCGGTGATCGCACGCCCAAGCCACTCGATGCCTCGCTGGTCAACTCGCTGAAGCAGATGATGCGGCAGACGGTGACCGGCGGCACGGCCACCCTGGTCGACGGCATCCCCGGCGGTGAGGTCTACGCCAAGACCGGCACCGCGGAGTTCGCCGAAGGGGGCAAGCGGGGCGCGAACGCGTGGCTGGCCGGCTGGCAGGGTGACGTCGCGTTCGCGGTGCTGGTGGCCGACATCCCCACCGGCAAGAGCGGGGGCACCGTGGCCGCTCCGGTGGCTCGCGACTTCCTGTCGACGCTCGCGCGCAGCTGA
- a CDS encoding HNH endonuclease signature motif containing protein, which produces MASTLAAARCSRQLNSALLQLVMANVTCHIQLTLLGPAPSPPPGCAQCDPRAQQPQSEHHDNGNTAPNSESHWHTADPPGSAASSHHPVEQHPAQVVKDRCAHCEPTDAAAADFAAYLDDWCARASVPGSLEHAVAEIDRQESLDQETANAHQYDDEAFEAWFAPIADAAAELEFAPFGTADTCSPAYRVPAHIRRFVELRDEHCRYPGCSRGVKYCEADHVIPWGTPGGHTTPSNLQLLCKRHHRVKTAKRWSVTMTRDGDCTWTSPTGSVHITRPALTLS; this is translated from the coding sequence ATGGCGTCCACGCTCGCAGCAGCCCGGTGTTCGCGGCAACTGAATTCGGCGTTACTGCAGCTGGTGATGGCGAACGTGACCTGCCACATCCAACTCACCCTGCTCGGACCCGCACCATCACCACCGCCGGGCTGCGCACAGTGCGACCCTCGCGCGCAGCAGCCACAGTCGGAGCACCACGACAACGGCAACACCGCCCCGAACAGCGAATCCCATTGGCACACAGCCGATCCGCCAGGCAGCGCAGCGTCCTCACATCACCCTGTAGAGCAACACCCTGCCCAGGTCGTAAAGGATCGCTGTGCCCACTGCGAGCCCACCGATGCCGCTGCTGCCGACTTCGCCGCCTACCTGGACGACTGGTGCGCCCGCGCCAGCGTGCCCGGCAGCCTCGAACACGCCGTCGCCGAGATCGATCGGCAGGAATCCCTCGACCAGGAGACCGCGAACGCTCATCAGTACGACGACGAAGCCTTCGAGGCATGGTTCGCACCGATCGCCGACGCCGCCGCTGAACTGGAGTTCGCCCCCTTCGGCACGGCCGACACCTGCTCACCGGCTTACCGCGTCCCGGCCCACATCCGCCGCTTCGTGGAACTGCGCGACGAACACTGCCGCTACCCCGGCTGCAGCCGCGGGGTGAAGTACTGCGAGGCCGACCACGTCATTCCCTGGGGCACTCCCGGTGGACACACCACACCGTCCAACCTGCAGCTGCTGTGCAAACGGCACCACCGCGTCAAGACCGCCAAACGCTGGAGCGTCACCATGACCCGCGACGGCGACTGCACCTGGACCTCACCCACCGGCAGCGTCCACATCACCCGCCCCGCCCTCACGCTCAGCTGA
- a CDS encoding cell wall metabolism sensor histidine kinase WalK — protein sequence MAPLSPSRWTLRTKLVTSVLALFFLVSAAVGVLTVWQLNRTLMNQVDNQLSTSARSLAGDTDDGGPGPGGPQGSVAGTSGLQLDVAAGSSTPVSSYNPETGESSEHAWVISPKGRASLTSTQINQLLSAGLGTKPTTLHIDGVGDYRLVAVRHDQKVRVIGTRGEQVQTWDTVIGLPLNPVRDNVAKTALSVALLSGLGVLIVGLASTLLIRRNLEPLRRVAGTATKVSQLQLSRGEVDIADRVAEQDTDPHTEVGQVGHALNNLLDHMGAALTARQASETRVRQFVADASHELRTPLASIRGYAELSRKEREPVPAGVTHALGRIESEADRMTALVEDLLLLARLDSGRPLDRQTVDLSMLLIETTSDVHASARDHQWNLDLPEEAVEVTGDEARLRQVLLNLLANARRHTPAGTTITAGVREVDDHVEVTVADNGPGIDAALMPHLFERFIRGDSARTRTEGSTGLGLSIVQAVVGSHGGQVTARSQPGDTVFTIRLPKQPPVVGDE from the coding sequence ATGGCTCCGCTCTCCCCCTCGCGTTGGACGCTGCGCACCAAACTGGTCACCTCCGTCCTCGCCCTCTTCTTCCTGGTCTCAGCGGCTGTCGGCGTGCTGACCGTCTGGCAGCTCAACCGCACCCTGATGAACCAGGTCGACAACCAACTCTCCACCTCGGCCCGTTCGCTGGCCGGTGACACCGACGACGGCGGGCCCGGCCCCGGCGGTCCTCAAGGCAGCGTCGCGGGCACATCCGGCCTGCAACTCGACGTCGCCGCCGGTAGTTCGACACCGGTGTCGTCCTACAACCCCGAGACCGGCGAGTCGTCCGAACATGCGTGGGTGATCTCGCCCAAGGGTCGCGCCTCGTTGACCTCGACGCAGATCAACCAACTGCTGTCTGCTGGGCTGGGCACGAAGCCCACGACGCTGCACATCGACGGCGTGGGCGACTACCGCCTGGTCGCGGTGCGCCACGACCAGAAGGTGCGGGTGATCGGCACCCGCGGTGAGCAGGTGCAGACCTGGGACACCGTGATCGGGCTGCCGCTGAATCCGGTGCGCGACAACGTCGCCAAGACCGCACTATCGGTCGCGCTGCTCAGCGGGCTCGGTGTGCTCATCGTCGGTCTGGCATCGACCCTGCTCATCCGACGCAATCTCGAGCCCTTGCGTCGCGTCGCCGGCACGGCCACCAAGGTCTCGCAGCTGCAGCTTTCCCGCGGTGAGGTTGACATCGCCGATCGAGTCGCCGAGCAGGACACCGACCCGCACACCGAGGTGGGTCAGGTGGGCCACGCGCTCAACAACTTGCTCGACCACATGGGCGCTGCTCTGACGGCCCGCCAGGCCAGCGAGACGCGCGTCCGGCAGTTCGTCGCGGACGCCTCCCACGAGTTGCGGACGCCGCTGGCCTCCATCCGTGGCTACGCCGAACTGTCGCGCAAGGAACGCGAGCCAGTGCCCGCGGGTGTCACCCATGCCTTGGGACGCATCGAGTCCGAGGCCGATCGCATGACCGCGCTGGTCGAAGACCTGCTGCTCCTGGCCCGGCTCGACTCCGGACGGCCGCTCGACCGGCAGACCGTCGACCTGTCGATGCTGCTCATCGAGACCACCAGCGACGTGCATGCCTCGGCGCGCGATCACCAGTGGAACCTCGACCTGCCCGAGGAGGCGGTGGAGGTGACCGGAGACGAAGCCCGACTGCGGCAGGTGTTGCTGAACCTCCTGGCCAACGCTCGACGCCACACCCCCGCCGGGACGACGATCACCGCCGGTGTGCGCGAGGTCGACGACCACGTCGAGGTGACAGTGGCCGACAACGGCCCGGGCATCGATGCCGCGTTGATGCCGCACCTGTTCGAGCGCTTCATCCGCGGCGACAGCGCCCGCACCCGCACCGAGGGCTCCACCGGGCTCGGCTTGTCGATCGTCCAGGCGGTCGTGGGTTCACACGGCGGGCAGGTGACCGCGCGCTCACAGCCGGGAGACACGGTGTTCACGATCCGGTTGCCCAAGCAGCCCCCGGTAGTCGGCGATGAGTGA
- a CDS encoding cold-shock protein: MAQGTVKWFNAEKGFGFIAQDGGGPDVFVHYSAIQSNGYRSLEEAQRVEFEITQGDKGPQATNVVPV; encoded by the coding sequence ATGGCACAAGGAACCGTCAAGTGGTTCAACGCCGAAAAGGGCTTCGGCTTCATTGCGCAGGACGGCGGCGGTCCGGACGTTTTCGTCCACTACTCCGCTATCCAGAGCAACGGCTACCGCAGCCTCGAAGAGGCGCAGCGCGTTGAGTTCGAGATCACCCAGGGTGACAAGGGCCCGCAGGCGACCAACGTCGTCCCGGTCTGA
- a CDS encoding PRC-barrel domain-containing protein yields the protein MTNHDEVQGNSAPRQDGPQPSVSNHVLARLADATVYDSDGDKVGSVEQVYIDDKTGRPSWVEVKTGLFGMREALVPLHDVDLEADQLRVPYSKDVIKDAPRVDADQHISRDEEGELHAYYRRHGWSGGDAGERRSDADDRSDDDLRGRHAASGDREDVESDTYVVQEGSAPGEIRGDGVGVAGVGAAGAAYAGSDHADGPRDRDIDATPSEYDDTLVTQERHEGTPGQTFGERSNDAAGESCGTYDDSTDASSFGSRGGETPVHVESVAAVETDERGISGDGDRVFAGEQDFGSDHDRGLSGDHEAGQGFAGGEAGAGGGWDNDRSDAGEDFAADGPAMGDSAGRRVSEFDEVRDGGYGIGSAAPIVDNAQPMGHPIRAWHDTMSFRGGEERDGEREPDVWFFDEQAAYNAGYHDAD from the coding sequence GTGACGAATCACGATGAGGTACAAGGAAACTCGGCTCCCCGTCAGGACGGGCCGCAGCCGTCGGTGAGCAATCACGTACTCGCTCGTCTCGCCGATGCCACCGTCTACGACAGCGACGGCGACAAGGTGGGCTCGGTGGAGCAGGTCTACATCGACGACAAGACTGGGCGCCCTTCCTGGGTGGAGGTCAAGACCGGCCTGTTCGGCATGCGCGAGGCGCTGGTGCCGTTGCACGACGTCGACCTGGAGGCCGACCAGCTGCGCGTCCCCTACAGCAAGGACGTCATCAAGGACGCCCCGCGGGTGGATGCCGACCAGCACATCTCCCGCGACGAGGAAGGTGAGCTGCACGCGTACTACCGCCGCCACGGATGGTCGGGCGGGGACGCCGGTGAGCGTCGTTCCGATGCGGACGACCGCTCCGATGACGACCTGCGCGGCCGGCATGCAGCGTCCGGCGATCGCGAGGACGTCGAGTCGGACACCTATGTGGTGCAAGAGGGTTCGGCTCCGGGCGAGATCCGGGGCGACGGTGTGGGCGTAGCGGGCGTGGGCGCAGCCGGTGCTGCCTACGCCGGCAGCGATCACGCAGACGGACCACGTGACCGCGACATCGACGCAACACCGTCGGAGTACGACGACACCTTGGTCACCCAGGAGCGGCACGAGGGCACTCCCGGTCAGACCTTTGGCGAGCGGTCGAACGACGCCGCTGGTGAGAGCTGCGGCACCTACGACGATTCGACCGACGCATCGTCGTTCGGCTCACGCGGTGGCGAGACGCCGGTGCACGTGGAGAGTGTTGCGGCGGTCGAGACCGACGAACGCGGCATCTCTGGTGACGGCGACCGCGTGTTCGCCGGCGAGCAGGACTTTGGGTCAGACCACGACCGCGGCCTGAGTGGCGATCACGAAGCCGGGCAAGGGTTTGCTGGTGGCGAAGCAGGCGCGGGCGGGGGTTGGGACAACGATCGTTCGGACGCCGGCGAGGACTTCGCGGCCGACGGCCCGGCGATGGGTGACTCAGCCGGGCGCCGAGTGAGCGAGTTCGACGAGGTGCGCGACGGCGGTTACGGCATCGGGTCGGCGGCTCCGATTGTCGACAACGCGCAGCCGATGGGACACCCGATCCGCGCGTGGCACGACACCATGTCGTTCCGCGGAGGCGAGGAGCGCGACGGCGAGCGTGAGCCGGACGTGTGGTTCTTCGACGAGCAGGCGGCCTACAACGCCGGCTATCACGACGCCGACTGA
- a CDS encoding GtrA family protein has protein sequence MSEPTSTALLERPDAEQSPRAGITGQLVRFGVIGVGSTLLHLVLFAGFRHAMSDQVANLLALVVCTVLNTAANRRFTFGGARERAWAVQLRSLVLLLITWAATAGALWALHRFDPDASTWVATLTVGSANVAATVVRFVLLRRWFQPDSGAMND, from the coding sequence ATGAGTGAGCCAACCAGCACGGCGCTGCTCGAACGCCCGGACGCCGAGCAGTCACCGCGCGCCGGGATCACCGGCCAGCTGGTGCGATTCGGGGTGATCGGCGTCGGCAGCACGCTGTTGCATTTGGTGCTGTTCGCCGGCTTCAGGCACGCGATGAGCGATCAGGTGGCCAATCTGCTCGCACTCGTGGTCTGCACCGTGCTCAACACCGCGGCGAATCGGCGGTTCACCTTCGGTGGCGCACGCGAGAGGGCCTGGGCGGTGCAATTACGCAGCCTGGTGCTGCTGCTGATCACCTGGGCGGCCACGGCCGGCGCGCTCTGGGCACTGCACCGATTCGATCCAGACGCCAGCACGTGGGTCGCCACACTCACCGTCGGTTCGGCCAACGTCGCCGCCACGGTCGTCCGCTTCGTCCTCTTGCGGCGGTGGTTCCAGCCGGACAGCGGTGCGATGAACGACTGA
- a CDS encoding RNA polymerase sigma factor — MSLEDADVQQLAVQFQEGSREALAEIYRRWSPLVFTVAHRALGHRADAEDVTQQVFVAAWKSRHTLQPSSTALPGWLVGIAKHRIADRMSSRARDLRLVEHVGSSGEPDPVDEVYRVVDRVVVADAIDQLDEPRRTVVLLAFTEDLTHELIAQRVDLPLGTVKSHIRRGLQQLRTRLQEVSHAASE, encoded by the coding sequence GATGTGCAGCAGCTCGCTGTGCAGTTCCAGGAAGGGTCGCGCGAGGCGTTGGCCGAGATCTATCGACGCTGGAGCCCGTTGGTCTTCACCGTCGCCCATCGCGCCCTGGGGCACCGCGCGGACGCGGAGGACGTCACCCAGCAGGTGTTCGTCGCCGCGTGGAAGAGCCGCCATACCTTGCAACCGTCCTCGACCGCCCTGCCGGGCTGGTTGGTGGGCATCGCCAAGCACCGGATCGCTGACCGGATGTCGTCACGGGCCCGCGACCTTCGACTGGTCGAGCACGTGGGGTCTTCCGGTGAACCCGATCCGGTGGACGAGGTGTACCGGGTTGTCGACCGCGTCGTGGTCGCTGACGCCATCGATCAATTGGACGAGCCGCGCCGTACCGTTGTGTTGCTGGCCTTCACCGAGGATCTCACCCACGAACTGATCGCCCAGCGGGTCGACCTACCGCTCGGCACGGTCAAGAGCCACATCAGACGCGGCCTGCAGCAGTTGCGAACCCGACTCCAGGAGGTGAGTCATGCAGCATCCGAGTGA
- a CDS encoding LCP family protein — MATKDESLSDDAATPEESSDATRGGREVTRHEVRQLRAQQLRRALTLTGLSTLWPGIGLIPTRRRWLGITLALASAATLIVLLFMVMNGGIVTGAARFATKRGLLSLLVLFIVGALLWVGGILLTAKETSGRRWSPRMRWVHRAFTAAMVLIVALPAAQAARYVVVTQNAFNKIFTDRYAGRGGEARGPSGGSDPWKNVPRVNVLLLGSDAGKGRINVRTDSMMVVSVNTKTGDSTLISIPRNLQRVPFPANNPLHKVYPNGFHCPERGNGQECLMDAVWVEADSVHRDLFPKDEANPGLDTTREVISEITGLHIDYTTVVDLSGFQQLVDAMGGVYINVPGPEPGIPIGGSLTSWGTVRPGSITGYIKPGYQKLDGRLALWYSRSRVASTDDDRMRRQRCMVNALVDQADPFKMVTKFTDVMKVAEKNIQIDIPQDDLPAFATLVNTMKKGNLLTANVTDSVSHVRPDFAKIRSIVQSAINRPHNPKAPKPGGTATTSTATPSKTSTPTTAPSSTTTSIDPVTDTAAHC; from the coding sequence ATGGCGACCAAGGACGAGAGTCTGTCCGACGACGCCGCGACACCCGAGGAGTCTTCGGACGCCACGCGGGGAGGCCGCGAAGTGACCCGGCACGAGGTTCGCCAGCTGCGCGCCCAACAACTACGCCGCGCGCTCACCCTCACCGGACTCTCCACCCTCTGGCCGGGTATCGGCCTCATCCCCACTCGCCGCCGTTGGCTGGGCATCACGCTCGCACTCGCCTCCGCGGCCACTCTGATCGTGTTGCTGTTCATGGTGATGAACGGCGGCATCGTCACCGGCGCCGCCCGCTTCGCCACCAAGCGCGGTCTGCTCTCCTTGCTCGTGCTCTTCATCGTGGGCGCGCTGCTGTGGGTCGGGGGCATCCTGCTCACGGCCAAGGAGACCAGCGGCCGGCGCTGGAGCCCGCGCATGCGCTGGGTGCACCGCGCCTTCACCGCGGCGATGGTGCTGATCGTCGCCCTGCCCGCCGCGCAGGCAGCGCGTTACGTCGTCGTCACCCAGAACGCCTTCAACAAGATCTTTACCGACCGCTACGCCGGTCGTGGTGGCGAAGCCCGCGGGCCCTCCGGCGGATCCGACCCGTGGAAGAACGTCCCGCGGGTCAACGTCCTGCTGCTCGGTTCGGACGCCGGCAAGGGCCGCATCAACGTGCGCACCGACTCAATGATGGTCGTCAGCGTCAACACCAAGACCGGCGATTCCACGCTGATCTCGATTCCGCGCAACCTGCAGCGCGTGCCCTTCCCGGCCAACAACCCGTTGCACAAGGTCTACCCCAACGGCTTCCACTGCCCCGAACGCGGCAACGGTCAGGAATGCCTGATGGACGCCGTCTGGGTCGAGGCCGACAGCGTGCACCGCGATCTCTTCCCCAAGGACGAAGCCAACCCCGGCCTCGACACCACCCGTGAGGTGATCAGCGAGATCACCGGGCTGCACATCGACTACACGACTGTCGTCGATCTCTCCGGCTTCCAGCAGTTGGTTGACGCGATGGGCGGGGTCTACATCAACGTCCCCGGACCCGAGCCGGGCATCCCGATCGGTGGCTCACTCACCTCGTGGGGCACCGTACGTCCGGGCAGCATCACCGGTTACATCAAGCCCGGCTACCAGAAACTCGACGGACGCCTGGCCCTCTGGTACTCCCGTAGCCGCGTGGCCAGCACCGACGACGACCGCATGCGTCGTCAGCGCTGCATGGTCAACGCCTTGGTCGATCAGGCCGATCCGTTCAAGATGGTCACGAAGTTCACCGACGTGATGAAGGTGGCCGAGAAGAACATCCAGATCGACATCCCGCAGGACGATCTGCCGGCCTTCGCGACGCTGGTCAACACCATGAAGAAGGGCAATCTGCTGACCGCCAATGTCACCGACTCGGTCAGCCACGTGAGACCTGACTTCGCCAAGATCCGTTCGATCGTGCAGAGCGCGATCAACCGTCCGCACAACCCGAAGGCACCCAAGCCGGGCGGCACTGCCACGACCTCGACGGCGACGCCGAGCAAGACCTCCACTCCGACCACCGCGCCATCGTCGACCACCACCAGCATCGACCCCGTCACCGACACCGCCGCCCACTGCTGA
- the eis gene encoding enhanced intracellular survival protein Eis, translating to MTDTQISIRQITPDEAEFFLETDELIWAADGDGPLETRLRNTPVRASFVAEREGETAGICASWDMQLAVPDGRETSRLVPVEGLTWVGVHPDHRRRGVLREMMRHHLRWTRDVKGRSLAALKASEPGIYGRFGYGLASQVLRASFGRGTTFAAPAAVVEVADRTSTKFSVTGAQDAERLRALQLRCATSGPAGTIVRSLEDVERHLIHVPEWHRGSEPSRVLWATRDGEDVGFAVFRRTPKWTDGGPAGQVDVWLFGAVDVGARLALMRRLVDFDLMSTTVNWMALDDPLLLWVPSARGMGDGVTDSLWLRLVDLPAAVADRGHAAEVDVTVRVRDNIINENDGVWRWTTDAGGSGRMEPSDGDPDLTLDIHDLGAIWLGGQTLGARRLAGFLEEHTAGTVARLDAALRTPTAPLKSSDF from the coding sequence ATGACAGACACGCAGATTTCCATCCGGCAGATCACCCCGGACGAAGCCGAGTTCTTCCTCGAGACCGACGAACTGATCTGGGCTGCCGACGGGGATGGGCCGCTGGAAACGCGGCTGCGCAACACCCCGGTGCGGGCCAGTTTCGTGGCCGAACGCGAGGGCGAGACCGCAGGCATCTGCGCCTCCTGGGACATGCAACTCGCCGTGCCGGACGGCCGCGAGACATCCCGGCTCGTACCCGTCGAAGGGCTCACCTGGGTGGGGGTGCATCCCGATCACCGACGCCGAGGCGTGCTGCGGGAGATGATGCGTCACCACTTGCGCTGGACGCGAGACGTGAAGGGACGCTCCTTGGCCGCGCTCAAGGCGTCCGAGCCGGGCATCTACGGACGTTTCGGCTACGGCTTGGCCAGTCAGGTGCTGCGCGCCAGCTTCGGACGCGGCACCACCTTCGCTGCGCCGGCCGCTGTGGTGGAGGTAGCCGACCGCACGTCGACCAAGTTCAGTGTCACCGGCGCGCAGGACGCCGAGCGCCTGCGAGCGCTGCAATTACGGTGTGCCACAAGCGGGCCCGCTGGAACAATCGTGCGCAGCCTGGAGGATGTCGAACGACACCTCATCCACGTGCCGGAGTGGCATCGCGGTAGTGAGCCCAGCCGCGTGTTGTGGGCGACACGCGACGGCGAGGACGTCGGTTTCGCTGTCTTCCGTCGTACCCCGAAGTGGACGGACGGAGGCCCCGCCGGCCAGGTGGACGTCTGGCTCTTCGGTGCGGTGGACGTCGGCGCCCGCCTGGCGCTCATGCGCCGCTTGGTCGACTTCGATCTGATGTCGACCACCGTCAACTGGATGGCGCTGGACGACCCGCTGCTGCTGTGGGTCCCGTCCGCACGCGGCATGGGCGACGGGGTGACCGATTCACTGTGGCTTCGGTTGGTCGATCTTCCCGCGGCGGTCGCCGATCGAGGCCATGCCGCCGAGGTCGACGTGACCGTGCGGGTGCGCGACAACATCATCAACGAGAACGACGGCGTCTGGCGATGGACGACGGACGCGGGCGGCAGCGGACGCATGGAGCCGTCGGACGGCGACCCCGACCTTACGCTCGACATCCACGACCTCGGTGCGATCTGGCTGGGTGGTCAGACCCTCGGCGCCCGGCGGCTGGCCGGGTTCCTCGAAGAGCACACCGCTGGAACTGTCGCACGACTGGACGCCGCGCTCCGCACCCCGACAGCACCGCTGAAGTCGTCCGACTTCTGA